In Synechococcus sp. RS9909, one genomic interval encodes:
- the rplV gene encoding 50S ribosomal protein L22, with the protein MTTSSPTAPTARAHGRFIRGSVSKVRRVLDQIRGRSYRDALIMLEFMPYRSTGPITKVLRSAVANAEHNLGLDPSTLVIAQASADMGPSMKRYRPRAQGRAYAIKKQTCHISIAVAAPTDS; encoded by the coding sequence ATGACAACGTCATCCCCAACGGCTCCCACCGCCCGGGCCCATGGCCGCTTCATCCGCGGTTCGGTGTCCAAGGTGCGCCGTGTCCTCGATCAGATCCGCGGTCGCAGCTATCGCGACGCGCTGATCATGCTCGAGTTCATGCCCTACCGCTCCACCGGCCCGATCACCAAGGTGCTGCGGTCGGCGGTCGCCAACGCCGAGCACAACCTGGGCCTGGACCCCTCCACGCTGGTGATCGCCCAGGCGAGCGCCGACATGGGCCCGTCCATGAAGCGGTATCGGCCCCGCGCCCAGGGTCGCGCCTACGCGATCAAGAAGCAGACCTGCCACATCAGCATCGCTGTGGCAGCTCCGACCGACTCCTGA
- the rpsM gene encoding 30S ribosomal protein S13 gives MARIAGVDIPRDKRIEVALTYIYGIGPTRARTILSKTGVNPDIRVKDLDDGDVQKLRGATEAYTIEGDLRRQEGMALKRLQDIGCLRGRRHRMSLPVRGQRTRTNARTRRGARKTVAGKKK, from the coding sequence GTGGCAAGGATTGCTGGTGTCGACATTCCCCGCGACAAGCGGATCGAAGTCGCCCTCACCTACATCTACGGAATCGGACCCACCCGGGCCCGCACCATCCTCTCCAAGACCGGTGTCAATCCCGACATCCGCGTCAAGGATCTCGATGACGGAGATGTGCAGAAACTGCGCGGTGCCACTGAGGCCTACACCATCGAGGGTGACCTGAGACGACAGGAGGGCATGGCCCTGAAGCGCCTTCAGGACATTGGTTGTCTGCGCGGTCGTCGTCACCGCATGAGCCTTCCGGTTCGCGGTCAACGCACCCGCACCAACGCCCGCACGCGCCGTGGTGCCCGCAAGACCGTCGCCGGCAAGAAGAAGTAA
- the rplO gene encoding 50S ribosomal protein L15 yields the protein MTLRLDSLQANKGARRRKLRKGRGIAAGQGASCGFGMRGQKSRSGRPTRPGFEGGQMPLYRRVPKLKHFPLVNPKFFTVVNVSALNELKAGSTVNLDSLVKDGIVTSPKHPLKILGNGELKAKLTVQAAAFTASARAKIEAAGGSCELLD from the coding sequence ATGACCCTCCGACTCGACTCTCTCCAGGCCAACAAAGGCGCGCGACGCCGCAAACTGCGCAAAGGCCGTGGCATTGCCGCAGGCCAGGGCGCCAGCTGCGGCTTCGGCATGCGTGGCCAGAAATCCCGCTCCGGTCGTCCCACCCGTCCCGGTTTTGAGGGTGGCCAGATGCCCCTCTACCGCCGGGTGCCCAAGCTGAAGCACTTCCCCTTGGTGAACCCCAAGTTCTTCACGGTGGTGAATGTCTCGGCCCTCAACGAGCTCAAAGCCGGCAGCACCGTCAACCTCGACTCCCTGGTCAAGGACGGCATCGTCACCAGCCCGAAGCATCCCCTCAAGATCCTCGGCAACGGTGAACTCAAGGCCAAACTCACCGTGCAGGCTGCGGCCTTCACCGCCTCCGCCCGCGCCAAGATCGAAGCCGCCGGTGGCAGCTGTGAACTGCTCGACTGA
- a CDS encoding DNA-directed RNA polymerase subunit alpha encodes MLQYQIDRIEHQISDDRAQTGVFLIGPLERGQATTLGNALRRVLMGGLEGSAVTAVRIAGVNHEYATVPGVREDVLDILLNCKQLSVNSRTSELEIGRLVVAGPAEVKARDLQFSSQVQVVDPERPIATVSDGHSLELEVHVERGIGYRPVDRHNEDTSAIDLLQIDAVFMPVQRVNFSIDETAVAEGGSARERLRMEVVTDGSITPDDAIAQAANLLIELFQPLATVTMVEEPGLEPEPSAEAQIPLEELNLSVRAYNCLKRAQVNSVSDLMGFSYEDLLEIKNFGSKSADEVIEALERIGISIPQSRTSA; translated from the coding sequence GTGCTGCAATACCAGATTGACCGTATCGAGCATCAGATCTCTGATGATCGCGCTCAGACGGGTGTGTTCCTGATCGGTCCGCTGGAACGCGGCCAGGCCACCACCCTGGGCAATGCCCTGCGCCGTGTGCTGATGGGTGGCCTGGAGGGCAGTGCGGTGACCGCGGTGCGCATCGCTGGGGTCAACCACGAGTACGCCACCGTGCCCGGGGTGCGGGAAGACGTCCTCGACATTCTGCTCAATTGCAAGCAATTGAGCGTCAACAGCCGCACCAGCGAGCTGGAGATCGGCCGCCTGGTGGTGGCCGGCCCCGCTGAAGTGAAAGCTCGCGATCTGCAGTTTTCCTCCCAGGTGCAGGTGGTGGATCCGGAGCGGCCGATTGCCACGGTCAGCGACGGGCACAGCCTCGAACTGGAAGTGCATGTCGAGCGCGGCATCGGTTACCGCCCGGTGGATCGTCACAACGAAGACACCAGCGCGATCGATTTGCTTCAGATCGATGCCGTGTTCATGCCGGTGCAGCGGGTCAACTTCTCGATTGACGAAACGGCTGTCGCTGAGGGTGGCTCCGCCCGGGAACGTCTCCGCATGGAAGTGGTCACCGATGGGTCGATCACTCCCGACGATGCGATCGCCCAGGCGGCCAATCTTTTGATTGAGCTGTTCCAACCCCTGGCCACCGTCACCATGGTGGAGGAGCCGGGCCTGGAGCCGGAACCTTCGGCTGAGGCGCAGATTCCTCTTGAAGAACTCAACCTCTCCGTTCGGGCTTACAACTGCCTGAAGCGTGCTCAGGTCAATTCCGTCTCTGATCTGATGGGCTTCAGTTACGAAGACCTTCTGGAGATCAAAAACTTCGGCTCCAAGTCGGCCGATGAAGTGATCGAAGCGCTGGAGCGCATCGGCATCTCCATCCCTCAGAGCCGCACCAGCGCCTGA
- the rpsS gene encoding 30S ribosomal protein S19 produces MGRSLKKGPFIADSLLRKVEKQNAADDKSVIKTWSRASTILPMMIGHTIAVHNGKTHVPVFVTEQMVGHKLGEFAPTRTFKGHIKDKKGGR; encoded by the coding sequence ATGGGACGTTCACTCAAAAAAGGCCCTTTCATCGCCGACAGCCTGCTTCGCAAGGTTGAAAAGCAAAATGCCGCCGACGACAAGTCGGTGATCAAAACGTGGTCTCGGGCCTCCACGATCCTGCCGATGATGATCGGCCACACCATTGCCGTTCACAACGGCAAAACCCACGTGCCGGTTTTCGTGACCGAGCAGATGGTGGGTCACAAGCTGGGGGAATTTGCCCCCACCCGCACCTTCAAGGGCCACATCAAAGACAAGAAAGGAGGCCGCTGA
- the rplE gene encoding 50S ribosomal protein L5, whose translation MSLKQRYRETIQPKLLKDLSLSNIHEVPKVVKVTVNRGLGEAAQNAKALEASVSELAQITGQKVVVTRAKKAIAGFKIRQGMPIGCAVTLRGERMYAFLERLINLALPRIRDFRGVSPKSFDGRGNYTLGVREQIIFPEISFDKIDAIRGMDITIVTTARTDEEGRALLREMGMPFRSN comes from the coding sequence ATGTCACTCAAACAGCGCTACCGGGAGACCATTCAGCCCAAATTGCTGAAGGATCTGAGTCTCTCCAACATCCATGAAGTTCCCAAGGTGGTGAAGGTCACCGTCAACCGGGGACTCGGCGAAGCCGCCCAGAACGCCAAGGCCCTCGAAGCTTCGGTGAGCGAATTGGCACAGATCACCGGCCAGAAAGTGGTGGTCACCCGTGCCAAGAAAGCGATCGCCGGTTTCAAGATCCGCCAGGGCATGCCGATCGGCTGTGCTGTGACCCTGCGCGGTGAACGGATGTATGCCTTCCTGGAGCGTCTGATCAACCTGGCGCTGCCCCGGATCCGCGACTTCCGCGGCGTCAGCCCCAAGAGTTTCGACGGACGTGGCAATTACACCCTGGGGGTGAGGGAACAGATCATCTTCCCGGAGATCTCCTTCGACAAGATCGACGCCATCAGGGGCATGGACATCACCATCGTGACCACTGCCCGCACGGATGAAGAGGGCCGGGCCCTCCTCCGCGAGATGGGAATGCCATTCCGCAGCAACTGA
- the rpmJ gene encoding 50S ribosomal protein L36, whose translation MKVRASVKKMCEKCRVIRRHGRVMVICTNPKHKQRQG comes from the coding sequence ATGAAGGTGCGCGCCTCGGTCAAGAAAATGTGTGAGAAGTGCCGTGTGATTCGCCGCCACGGCCGGGTCATGGTGATCTGCACCAACCCCAAGCACAAGCAGCGTCAGGGCTGA
- the rpmC gene encoding 50S ribosomal protein L29, producing MARPNASELRQLTDADITEQINGLRRELFDLRFQQATRQLTNTHRFKESRIKLAQLLTVQAERQRSAAS from the coding sequence ATGGCACGCCCTAATGCATCCGAGCTGCGCCAGCTCACCGACGCAGACATCACCGAACAGATCAATGGCCTGCGCCGCGAGCTGTTCGACCTGCGCTTTCAGCAAGCCACGCGCCAGCTGACCAACACGCACCGTTTCAAGGAAAGCCGCATCAAGCTGGCCCAGTTGTTGACGGTGCAAGCGGAGCGCCAGCGCTCCGCCGCTTCCTGA
- the rpsC gene encoding 30S ribosomal protein S3, producing MGHKIHPTGLRLGITQEHRSRWYASSRNYPTLLQEDDRIRKFIHKKYGAAGISEVLIARKADQLEVELKTARPGVLVGRQGSGIEELRSGIQKTVGDLSRQVRINVVEVERVDADAFLLAEYIAQQLEKRVAFRRTIRMAVQRAQRAGVLGLKIQVSGRLNGAEIARTEWTREGRVPLHTLRADIDYATKVASTTYGVLGIKVWVFKGEVLGDEARQQLPVGATPRRRAGRRPQQFEDRSNEG from the coding sequence ATGGGACACAAAATCCATCCAACCGGCTTACGCCTGGGGATCACCCAGGAGCACCGGTCACGCTGGTACGCCTCCAGCCGCAATTATCCGACCCTTCTTCAAGAAGATGATCGGATTCGCAAGTTCATCCACAAGAAGTACGGCGCCGCCGGCATCAGCGAAGTGCTGATCGCCCGCAAAGCCGACCAGCTCGAAGTGGAACTGAAAACCGCACGCCCTGGCGTGCTGGTGGGCCGCCAGGGCAGCGGCATCGAGGAGCTGCGCAGCGGCATCCAGAAAACCGTGGGTGATCTGAGCCGTCAGGTGCGGATCAACGTGGTGGAAGTGGAGCGTGTGGACGCCGACGCCTTCCTGCTGGCCGAGTACATCGCCCAGCAACTGGAGAAGCGCGTGGCCTTCCGCCGCACCATCCGCATGGCGGTGCAGCGGGCGCAACGGGCTGGCGTGCTCGGCCTGAAAATTCAGGTGAGCGGTCGCCTGAACGGCGCCGAAATCGCCCGGACCGAGTGGACGCGTGAAGGGCGCGTGCCGCTGCACACCCTGCGTGCCGACATCGACTACGCCACCAAAGTGGCCAGCACCACCTATGGGGTGCTGGGCATCAAGGTGTGGGTCTTCAAAGGGGAAGTGCTGGGGGATGAAGCCCGTCAGCAACTGCCGGTGGGCGCAACCCCACGGCGGCGGGCCGGTCGCAGGCCCCAACAGTTCGAAGACCGCTCCAACGAGGGTTGA
- the rpsH gene encoding 30S ribosomal protein S8, whose product MANHDPISDMLTRIRNASEKRHQSTKVPASRMSRSIAKVLQQEGFIAEISEEGEGVQTHLVLELKYSGKHRQPTIRSMQRVSKPGLRIYKNTRGLPKVLGGLGVAIISTSKGVMSDRDARKQGVGGEVLCYVY is encoded by the coding sequence ATGGCCAACCACGACCCTATTTCCGACATGCTCACTCGCATTCGCAATGCGAGTGAGAAGCGTCACCAATCCACCAAAGTTCCGGCCTCCCGGATGTCCCGCAGCATCGCCAAGGTGTTGCAACAGGAAGGCTTCATCGCTGAAATCAGTGAGGAAGGCGAGGGTGTTCAAACCCATCTCGTCCTTGAACTCAAGTACAGCGGCAAGCACCGCCAGCCCACGATTCGCTCCATGCAGCGCGTCAGCAAGCCTGGTCTACGCATCTACAAGAACACCCGAGGCCTGCCCAAGGTGCTCGGTGGCCTTGGGGTGGCGATCATCTCCACCTCCAAAGGTGTGATGAGCGACCGCGATGCCCGTAAACAGGGTGTGGGCGGTGAAGTGCTCTGCTACGTCTATTGA
- a CDS encoding adenylate kinase yields the protein MKQRLLFLGPPGAGKGTQAARLCAAHGMQHLSTGDLLRSEVAAGTALGQEAEAVMNRGELVSDALVLAIVKGQLGRLSTGGWLLDGFPRTVAQAEALTPLLAELQQPLEAVLLLELDDAVLIERMLARGRADDTEAVIRHRLEVYREKTAPLIDFYRQQGLLCSVEAQGSIEAITKRIEATLQGA from the coding sequence ATGAAGCAACGGCTCCTCTTCCTCGGCCCTCCCGGCGCCGGCAAGGGCACCCAGGCGGCCCGACTGTGTGCCGCCCATGGCATGCAGCATCTCTCCACCGGCGATCTGCTGCGCTCGGAGGTGGCCGCCGGAACCGCCCTAGGACAGGAAGCTGAAGCGGTGATGAACCGCGGCGAACTGGTGAGTGATGCGCTGGTTTTGGCGATCGTGAAAGGCCAGCTCGGCCGCCTCAGCACAGGCGGTTGGCTGCTCGACGGATTTCCTCGCACGGTGGCCCAGGCGGAAGCCCTCACCCCGCTGCTGGCGGAACTCCAACAACCCCTCGAAGCGGTGCTACTCCTCGAGCTCGATGATGCCGTGCTGATCGAGCGCATGCTGGCGCGCGGCCGGGCCGATGACACCGAAGCCGTGATCCGCCATCGGCTGGAGGTCTACCGGGAGAAAACAGCACCCCTGATCGACTTCTACCGTCAACAGGGTCTGCTCTGCTCGGTGGAAGCGCAGGGCAGCATCGAGGCGATTACCAAGCGGATTGAAGCCACCCTTCAAGGGGCTTGA
- the rplF gene encoding 50S ribosomal protein L6 translates to MSRIGKSPIPIPDKVSVSLDGLAVTVKGPKGELKRTLPDGVTISQVENTLVVAPSSEKRKSRERHGLCRTLVANMVEGVSTGFTKKLEIVGVGNRAQVKGKTLVVSAGYSHPIEMVPPEGITFAVENNTNVTVSGSDKELVGNEAAKIRAIRPPEPYKGKGIKYAGERILRKAGKSGKK, encoded by the coding sequence ATGTCTCGTATCGGTAAATCCCCCATCCCCATTCCCGACAAGGTGAGCGTGAGCCTCGATGGACTCGCCGTCACCGTGAAGGGCCCGAAGGGCGAACTCAAACGCACCCTGCCCGATGGTGTGACCATCAGCCAGGTAGAGAACACCCTGGTTGTGGCTCCCAGCAGCGAGAAGCGCAAGTCACGGGAACGGCATGGCCTCTGTCGCACCCTGGTGGCCAACATGGTCGAGGGCGTGAGCACCGGCTTCACGAAAAAGCTGGAGATCGTCGGCGTGGGTAACCGCGCCCAGGTGAAAGGCAAAACCCTCGTGGTCAGCGCCGGCTACAGCCATCCGATCGAGATGGTTCCGCCCGAAGGCATCACGTTTGCGGTGGAGAACAACACCAACGTCACCGTGTCCGGCAGCGACAAGGAGCTGGTGGGCAACGAGGCCGCCAAGATTCGCGCCATCCGTCCACCCGAGCCTTACAAGGGCAAGGGCATCAAATATGCGGGCGAGCGCATCCTGCGCAAGGCCGGTAAGTCGGGCAAGAAATAA
- the rplR gene encoding 50S ribosomal protein L18: MSTSSRKQQTQKRHRRLRRHLSGSADRPRLAVFRSNNHIYAQVIDDEAQSTLCSASTLDKDLRTSLKADGSSCDASIAVGELVAKRALAKGIQQVVFDRGGNLYHGRVKALADAAREAGLHF; the protein is encoded by the coding sequence ATGTCAACCTCCTCCCGCAAACAGCAGACGCAAAAGCGCCACCGGCGCCTGCGTCGTCATCTCAGCGGTTCCGCCGATCGTCCCCGGCTGGCGGTGTTCCGCTCCAACAATCACATCTACGCCCAGGTCATCGACGACGAGGCCCAGAGCACCCTCTGCTCCGCTTCAACGCTCGACAAGGATCTGCGCACCAGCCTCAAGGCCGATGGCAGCAGCTGCGATGCTTCCATTGCCGTCGGTGAGCTGGTGGCCAAGCGTGCCCTCGCCAAAGGAATCCAACAGGTGGTCTTCGATCGCGGCGGCAACCTGTATCACGGTCGGGTGAAAGCCCTGGCCGACGCCGCCCGGGAAGCGGGCCTGCACTTCTGA
- the rplN gene encoding 50S ribosomal protein L14 — translation MIQQETFLTVADNSGAKRIQCIRVLGSNRRYAHVGDVIVAAVKDAMPNMGVKKSDVVKAVVVRTKATLRRDTGNSIRFDDNAAVIINADNNPRGTRVFGPVARELRERNFTKIVSLAPEVI, via the coding sequence GTGATTCAGCAGGAAACATTCCTCACCGTCGCTGACAACAGTGGCGCCAAACGCATCCAGTGCATCCGCGTTCTGGGCAGCAACCGTCGCTACGCCCACGTGGGCGATGTGATCGTGGCCGCCGTCAAGGACGCCATGCCCAACATGGGCGTGAAAAAGTCGGATGTGGTCAAGGCTGTGGTGGTGCGCACCAAAGCCACCCTGCGTCGCGACACGGGCAACTCGATCCGTTTCGATGACAACGCAGCGGTGATCATTAACGCCGACAACAATCCTCGCGGAACCCGCGTCTTCGGTCCTGTGGCGCGTGAGCTGCGCGAGCGCAACTTCACCAAAATCGTCTCCCTCGCCCCGGAGGTGATCTGA
- the rplX gene encoding 50S ribosomal protein L24 produces MATATPKSSSSQRIKMRLRKGDTVQVISGKDKGKTGEVLRTLPYENRVVVQGINLRTRHVKPTQEGESGRIVTEEASLHASNVMLYSTSQKVASRVEMVTEKDGTKKRRLKKTGEVID; encoded by the coding sequence ATGGCAACAGCAACTCCCAAATCCAGCAGCAGCCAGCGCATCAAGATGCGGCTGCGCAAAGGCGACACCGTGCAGGTGATCTCCGGCAAGGACAAGGGCAAAACAGGTGAAGTGCTCCGCACCCTGCCCTATGAAAACCGTGTCGTGGTCCAGGGCATCAACCTGCGCACCCGTCACGTCAAACCCACCCAGGAGGGTGAGTCTGGCCGGATCGTCACGGAAGAAGCGTCTCTGCACGCCTCCAACGTGATGCTGTATTCCACCAGCCAGAAGGTCGCCAGCCGTGTCGAGATGGTGACCGAAAAAGACGGCACCAAAAAACGTCGTCTCAAGAAAACCGGCGAAGTGATCGATTGA
- the secY gene encoding preprotein translocase subunit SecY — MFVSRGRNPSAGEVITQLVQNRELRSRVLTTLGLLMLVRLGIYIPMPGIDRVAFQQFLQQGGQLIGFLDIFTGGGISTLGVFALGILPFINASIILQLLTAALPQLEDLQKNEGEAGRRKIAQITRYVALGWGLIQSIVFAMILRQYAVEGLSDTVFVVQTALALVTGSMVVMWLSEVITERGIGQGASLVIFLNIVATLPQALGATIEKAQTGDRNDVVGIIVLVLVFLVTIVGIIFVQEGARRLPIVSAKRQVGGTALLPSRQSYLPLKLNAGGVMPIIFASALIFLPLTIANVTKNPLLIRAASALNPSAANPWPYALLFFALILGFAYFYASLTVNPTDIASNLKKGGVAIPGVRPGSATAAYLSGVQNRLTLLGGLFLGAVAIIPSAVERATGVTTFQGLGATSLLILVGVAIDTAKQVQTYVISQRYEGLVRQ; from the coding sequence ATGTTCGTCAGTCGGGGACGCAATCCCAGCGCCGGAGAGGTGATCACCCAGCTGGTGCAGAACAGGGAATTGCGCAGCCGGGTGCTCACCACGCTCGGCCTGCTCATGCTGGTGCGCCTCGGGATCTACATCCCCATGCCGGGCATCGACCGGGTCGCCTTCCAGCAGTTTCTGCAGCAGGGAGGGCAGTTGATCGGCTTCCTCGACATCTTCACCGGGGGCGGCATCTCGACCCTGGGCGTCTTCGCCCTGGGCATCCTGCCCTTCATCAATGCCTCGATCATCCTGCAACTGCTCACCGCAGCCCTGCCCCAACTCGAGGATCTCCAGAAGAATGAGGGGGAAGCGGGCCGACGCAAGATTGCTCAGATCACCCGGTATGTGGCCCTGGGCTGGGGCCTGATCCAGAGCATCGTGTTCGCGATGATCCTGCGGCAGTACGCGGTGGAGGGTCTCAGCGACACCGTGTTCGTCGTGCAGACCGCCCTGGCGCTCGTGACAGGCTCGATGGTGGTGATGTGGCTCAGCGAAGTGATCACCGAACGGGGCATCGGTCAGGGCGCCTCCCTGGTGATCTTCCTCAACATTGTGGCCACCCTGCCCCAGGCCCTCGGAGCCACGATCGAGAAAGCGCAGACCGGTGACCGCAACGATGTGGTGGGCATCATCGTGCTGGTGCTCGTGTTCCTGGTCACGATCGTGGGGATCATCTTTGTGCAGGAGGGAGCCCGACGCCTGCCGATCGTGAGTGCCAAACGCCAGGTGGGTGGCACAGCCCTGCTGCCCAGTCGCCAGAGCTATCTGCCCCTGAAGCTCAATGCCGGTGGCGTGATGCCGATCATCTTTGCCTCCGCGCTGATCTTCCTGCCACTCACGATCGCCAACGTCACCAAAAACCCGCTCCTGATCAGAGCCGCCAGTGCCCTCAATCCGAGCGCGGCCAATCCCTGGCCCTATGCCCTGCTCTTTTTCGCCCTGATCCTCGGCTTCGCCTATTTCTACGCCTCACTCACCGTCAATCCCACCGACATCGCCAGCAACCTCAAGAAAGGAGGCGTCGCCATTCCAGGCGTACGCCCCGGCAGCGCAACGGCGGCTTACCTCTCTGGCGTCCAGAACCGACTCACGTTGCTGGGTGGTCTGTTTCTTGGGGCGGTGGCCATCATTCCGTCGGCCGTCGAAAGGGCCACGGGCGTCACCACCTTCCAGGGCCTTGGGGCCACGTCCTTGCTGATCCTGGTGGGCGTGGCGATCGACACCGCCAAGCAGGTGCAGACCTATGTGATCTCACAGCGTTACGAAGGCCTCGTGCGCCAGTGA
- the rplP gene encoding 50S ribosomal protein L16: protein MLSPKRVKFRKQQRGRMRGVATRGNTIAFGQFALQAQECGWITSRQIEASRRAMTRHVKRGGKIWIRIFPDKPITMRPAETRMGSGKGNPEFWVAVIKPGRVLFEMGGAEITESIAREAMRLAQYKLPVKTKFISLDDQESAASGSDAKAASSATVEA, encoded by the coding sequence ATGCTGAGTCCAAAACGCGTCAAATTCCGCAAGCAGCAGCGCGGCCGCATGCGCGGCGTCGCCACCCGAGGCAACACGATTGCCTTCGGTCAGTTCGCACTGCAGGCCCAGGAGTGCGGCTGGATCACCTCGCGCCAGATCGAGGCCAGTCGTCGCGCCATGACCCGCCACGTCAAGCGTGGCGGCAAGATCTGGATCCGGATCTTCCCCGACAAACCGATCACGATGCGCCCCGCCGAAACCCGCATGGGCTCCGGTAAGGGCAACCCGGAATTCTGGGTGGCTGTGATCAAGCCGGGGCGGGTGCTGTTTGAAATGGGTGGTGCGGAAATCACCGAATCCATCGCCCGGGAAGCCATGCGCCTGGCGCAATACAAGCTGCCCGTGAAAACCAAGTTCATCTCCCTGGACGACCAGGAGAGCGCCGCCTCAGGCAGTGATGCCAAGGCTGCGTCCAGCGCAACCGTGGAGGCCTGA
- the rpsK gene encoding 30S ribosomal protein S11, with product MAKPAKKSGPKKAKRNVPNGVAHIQSTFNNTIVSITDTTGEVISWSSAGASGFKGARKGTPFAAQTAAEAAARRALEQGMRQIEVLVRGPGSGRETAIRALQVAGLEITLIRDVTPLPHNGCRRPKRRRV from the coding sequence ATGGCCAAACCCGCCAAAAAATCAGGCCCAAAGAAGGCCAAGCGCAACGTCCCCAACGGTGTTGCCCATATCCAGAGCACCTTCAACAACACGATCGTGTCGATCACCGACACCACCGGTGAGGTGATCTCCTGGTCCTCCGCCGGAGCCAGCGGCTTCAAAGGTGCCCGTAAAGGCACCCCCTTCGCCGCCCAGACCGCTGCCGAAGCCGCGGCACGTCGTGCTCTCGAGCAGGGCATGCGACAGATCGAAGTGCTGGTGCGCGGCCCCGGCTCAGGTCGTGAAACTGCCATCCGGGCTCTGCAGGTGGCCGGCCTGGAAATCACGCTCATCCGTGATGTCACCCCCTTGCCCCACAACGGCTGCCGTCGTCCCAAGCGTCGCCGCGTCTGA
- the rpsE gene encoding 30S ribosomal protein S5, with amino-acid sequence MTESTPQTNPNDIPAASDVPAAAEGQQEQRRGGGRGDRDRRGGGRRGDRRNQERDSEWQERVVQIRRVSKTVKGGKKMSFRAIVVVGNERGQVGVGVGKAGDVIGAVRKGVADGKKHLVKVPLTRHNSIPTLSNGRDGAASVLIRPAAPGTGVIAGGSIRTVLELAGIKNVLAKRLGSKTPLNNARAAMVALEALRTHKETAKERGISLEQIYS; translated from the coding sequence ATGACCGAATCAACCCCCCAGACCAACCCCAACGACATCCCGGCGGCGTCCGATGTTCCTGCAGCGGCAGAAGGCCAGCAGGAGCAGCGCCGTGGTGGTGGCCGGGGCGACCGCGACCGCCGTGGTGGCGGCCGTCGCGGCGATCGCCGGAACCAGGAGCGTGACTCCGAATGGCAAGAACGCGTTGTGCAGATCCGCCGCGTCTCCAAGACCGTGAAAGGCGGTAAGAAAATGAGTTTCCGCGCCATCGTCGTGGTCGGCAACGAGCGCGGTCAGGTGGGCGTCGGTGTCGGCAAGGCCGGTGATGTGATCGGTGCCGTGCGCAAGGGCGTGGCCGACGGCAAGAAGCATCTGGTCAAGGTGCCCCTCACCCGCCACAACTCCATCCCCACCCTGTCCAATGGTCGCGATGGTGCGGCCAGCGTGCTGATCCGCCCCGCCGCTCCCGGTACCGGCGTGATTGCGGGCGGCTCGATCCGCACGGTGCTGGAACTGGCTGGCATCAAAAACGTGCTGGCCAAACGGCTCGGCAGCAAAACCCCCCTCAACAACGCCCGGGCTGCCATGGTGGCCCTCGAAGCGCTCCGCACCCACAAGGAGACCGCCAAGGAACGGGGGATCTCCCTCGAGCAGATCTATTCCTGA
- the rpsQ gene encoding 30S ribosomal protein S17 — translation MATKERVGTVVSDKMDKTVVVAVENRFPHPIYKKTVSRTTRYKAHDEDNSCRVGDRVRITETRPLSRHKRWAIAEVLSHSAKAETEAAKAEASAARAEAAQEEVSK, via the coding sequence ATGGCAACCAAGGAAAGGGTCGGCACCGTCGTCAGCGACAAGATGGACAAAACGGTGGTGGTGGCGGTGGAGAACCGCTTCCCCCATCCCATCTACAAGAAGACGGTGAGCCGCACCACCCGTTACAAGGCTCACGACGAAGACAACAGCTGTCGCGTCGGCGACCGGGTTCGGATCACCGAGACCCGCCCGCTCAGTCGCCACAAGCGCTGGGCCATCGCCGAAGTGCTCAGCCACAGTGCCAAGGCGGAAACGGAAGCCGCCAAGGCCGAAGCCAGTGCCGCCAGGGCCGAAGCCGCCCAAGAGGAGGTGTCGAAGTGA